In Desulfotignum phosphitoxidans DSM 13687, a single window of DNA contains:
- a CDS encoding ATP-binding protein, whose translation MTEPPGMRFDCDARDDIAIPDKCRILIVEDEILIAEDIRKSLARLGYCVTEMVTSGKKALDSIQAAPPHVVLMDITLKGKMTGIETAQKIKDLWHIPVIYTTASEDEATVALAARSNPVAYLIKPIDIRELKAAIELAACRAQMEKRLREANESLERKVSERTRKLREINRQLTKEIQGHQATQAELIKARQRLEDAQKIACLGHWEWEVSTRTVVWSKEVFRICQKDPNVFEPSYEAFLEMLFPEERDRARKGIAQAWRKKEPYEIRHGIVRPDGSIRTVLQKGRVQLDSSGTPTGMLGTVQDITDQYEIEQKIRRKVSELSVFNQLVRSGVGQQDVGATLKIIFSQLFDFIKPDLVIIYFIKNNRLVFQGKSGNDNLVSFPASATLKMGECLCGQVVSRRSPVFSLDIHSDSRCVLSHCKNAGITSFAGLPLKAGEKLIGVLGLGSVSKRNFFGEKAFLTAFANQAGVIIQNTLLKERVNNQVTVLRNQIRRIKKGEDLVRKNKALVQSVVDGIPEPLILIDHQWKIELLNRAAAMYLDVSPQEIAGKKTLPGVLMEKGYPDPTQTIKIDNMGRSVSFETSGWINSDRIKKISFHPVREEASDAPMLILHIKDITEKKQLEKQMVQKEKLGALGQLAAGVAHEINNPIMGIINYAQIIIDDNCKNELHIQILQKIMKEGRRIAGIVKSLLSFARPVSEEKYAPVEIKPILNDIKSLVNSQIHKHSIVFEVVVNDSLPPVLGNAQELQQVFLNFVTNSIYAIQKKEALDKEPGRITITGDTVSSPAGQRVRITFHDNGIGIPRNLIDKIYDPFFTTKPPEQGTGLGLSITHGIVKNHGGTIAVESRKGRYTRFTIFLPVALLSADSE comes from the coding sequence ATGACTGAGCCGCCAGGCATGCGTTTTGACTGTGATGCACGTGATGATATTGCCATTCCCGATAAATGCAGGATTTTGATCGTTGAAGACGAGATCCTGATCGCAGAAGACATTCGAAAAAGCCTGGCCCGCCTGGGGTATTGCGTCACCGAAATGGTTACCTCCGGCAAAAAAGCCCTGGACAGTATTCAGGCGGCCCCCCCCCACGTGGTGCTCATGGATATCACCCTGAAAGGCAAGATGACCGGGATTGAGACCGCACAAAAAATAAAAGATCTGTGGCATATCCCGGTGATCTATACCACTGCCAGTGAAGATGAGGCAACCGTGGCCCTTGCCGCCAGATCCAATCCTGTGGCCTATCTGATCAAGCCCATCGATATCCGGGAATTGAAAGCCGCCATTGAACTGGCAGCCTGCCGGGCACAGATGGAAAAACGATTGCGGGAAGCCAACGAAAGCCTTGAAAGAAAGGTGTCTGAACGCACCAGAAAACTCAGGGAGATTAACCGGCAGTTGACAAAGGAGATCCAGGGGCATCAGGCCACCCAGGCGGAATTGATCAAAGCCCGGCAGCGCCTGGAGGATGCCCAGAAAATTGCCTGCCTGGGTCATTGGGAATGGGAAGTGTCCACCCGGACCGTGGTATGGTCCAAAGAAGTGTTCCGGATTTGCCAGAAGGATCCGAACGTGTTTGAGCCGTCCTATGAAGCGTTTTTGGAAATGCTTTTCCCCGAAGAACGGGACAGGGCGAGAAAAGGAATCGCTCAGGCATGGCGTAAAAAAGAACCCTACGAAATCCGGCATGGTATTGTCCGGCCGGACGGCAGCATTCGGACGGTGCTTCAGAAAGGAAGGGTGCAGCTCGATTCTTCAGGCACCCCCACAGGCATGCTGGGCACGGTTCAGGACATCACGGACCAGTATGAGATCGAACAAAAAATCCGCCGGAAAGTGTCGGAACTCAGCGTGTTCAATCAACTGGTCCGGTCCGGTGTGGGGCAGCAGGATGTCGGCGCCACACTGAAAATCATCTTCAGTCAGCTGTTTGATTTTATCAAGCCGGATCTGGTGATCATCTATTTCATCAAAAACAACCGGCTGGTGTTTCAGGGAAAATCCGGCAATGATAATCTTGTCAGTTTTCCGGCCAGTGCAACCTTGAAAATGGGGGAATGTCTGTGCGGCCAGGTTGTTTCAAGAAGGTCTCCGGTATTTTCACTGGATATTCATTCCGATTCCCGCTGTGTATTAAGTCACTGCAAAAATGCCGGCATCACTTCTTTTGCCGGGTTACCCCTGAAGGCCGGGGAAAAATTGATCGGTGTCCTGGGACTGGGATCTGTTTCCAAACGGAATTTTTTCGGGGAAAAAGCGTTTCTGACGGCGTTTGCCAACCAGGCCGGGGTCATTATCCAGAATACCCTTTTAAAAGAAAGGGTCAATAACCAGGTGACCGTGCTGCGCAACCAGATCCGGCGGATCAAAAAAGGAGAGGATCTGGTCAGAAAAAACAAGGCACTGGTTCAGTCGGTGGTGGACGGGATACCGGAACCTTTGATCCTGATCGATCACCAGTGGAAGATAGAGCTGCTGAACCGGGCCGCGGCCATGTATCTGGACGTGAGCCCCCAGGAGATTGCCGGCAAAAAGACCCTGCCCGGGGTCTTAATGGAAAAAGGATATCCTGATCCGACGCAGACCATTAAAATCGACAATATGGGCCGATCTGTGTCGTTTGAAACCAGTGGATGGATCAATTCTGACCGGATTAAAAAAATATCTTTTCATCCGGTCAGGGAAGAGGCATCGGATGCGCCCATGCTGATCCTTCACATCAAGGACATCACTGAAAAAAAACAGCTGGAAAAACAGATGGTTCAGAAAGAAAAACTCGGGGCACTGGGGCAGCTGGCCGCCGGGGTGGCCCATGAAATCAACAACCCCATTATGGGAATCATCAACTATGCACAGATCATCATTGATGACAACTGCAAGAATGAACTGCATATTCAGATTCTTCAAAAGATCATGAAAGAAGGCAGGCGAATTGCCGGAATCGTGAAAAGTCTTTTGTCCTTTGCCAGGCCCGTTTCAGAAGAGAAATATGCACCCGTTGAAATCAAACCGATTCTAAACGACATCAAAAGTCTGGTGAACAGCCAGATACACAAACACAGCATTGTGTTCGAGGTGGTTGTCAACGATTCCCTGCCGCCGGTACTGGGCAATGCCCAGGAACTGCAACAGGTGTTTCTGAATTTTGTCACCAATTCGATCTATGCCATACAGAAAAAAGAGGCCCTGGATAAAGAACCTGGACGAATCACCATCACAGGCGATACTGTCTCATCGCCGGCCGGACAACGGGTCAGGATCACTTTTCATGACAACGGCATCGGCATTCCAAGGAATCTGATCGACAAAATCTATGACCCGTTTTTTACCACCAAACCGCCGGAACAGGGGACAGGCCTTGGGTTGAGCATCACCCACGGCATTGTTAAAAATCACGGTGGGACCATTGCCGTGGAAAGCCGCAAAGGCCGGTATACCCGGTTTACCATTTTCCTGCCTGTGGCGCTTTTGTCGGCGGATTCGGAGTAA
- a CDS encoding sensor histidine kinase, translated as MNLKSLLMEVPAMSWGDVKKGCCLFLTSMVKQIRQFQRQKAGYEDLSVPDSPRRCGIEEELRLHTEIVNHMVQGVHLTDCRTMKIVYAHPTIEKMFGYQPGELTGRPVSILNAHTDKAPEKTASEILEALKTQGIWTGEILNRKKNGETFWSHAGITSFTSTRFGDVWISLHEDISCRKALSKALEEQGKEYDILVNSMGDGLVKLDADWRIIFANRKFAAMVDHRQESILGTLFLNLIHPEDRSAFENRLSGRKKGQSFPFETVTALMRQDGQVIDVRISSIPFFDQNGRYEGGIGIVSDITDLIRQQKTLASLVKEKDLLLREVHHRVKNNLAVITSLLNLQADGLPEDQRQFLIESRNRVKAMALVHEILYRHDDLSSVSLDRYVHVLVENLMDIHRDARSRIAVHIQIQDVALKLSEGISCGLMLNELISNALKYAFPENRQGIIKISAQSVKDTHIRLIIQDNGVGMADHKKAGEKEDGLGLDIVRLLAENQLEGTMDIVNDNGVRIEIEWETQKNND; from the coding sequence ATGAACCTGAAGAGTCTTTTGATGGAAGTTCCGGCGATGTCATGGGGTGACGTCAAAAAAGGATGCTGTCTTTTTTTGACGTCCATGGTGAAGCAGATCCGGCAGTTTCAGAGACAAAAAGCGGGATATGAGGATCTGTCGGTACCTGACTCTCCCCGCCGGTGTGGAATCGAAGAGGAACTTCGGCTGCATACTGAAATCGTGAACCACATGGTTCAGGGAGTCCATTTGACTGACTGCCGGACCATGAAGATTGTGTATGCCCATCCGACCATTGAAAAAATGTTCGGATATCAACCCGGAGAACTGACGGGCCGGCCTGTCAGCATACTGAACGCCCATACCGACAAAGCGCCGGAAAAAACCGCTTCTGAAATTCTTGAGGCTCTGAAAACCCAGGGCATATGGACCGGTGAAATCCTCAACCGGAAAAAGAACGGCGAAACCTTCTGGTCCCATGCCGGGATCACGTCATTTACGAGTACCCGGTTCGGTGATGTGTGGATCAGTCTGCATGAAGACATCTCCTGCCGGAAAGCCTTGTCGAAGGCTTTGGAAGAACAGGGCAAAGAGTATGACATCCTGGTGAACAGCATGGGGGACGGGCTGGTGAAACTGGATGCTGACTGGCGGATCATATTTGCAAACCGGAAATTTGCCGCCATGGTCGATCATCGTCAGGAATCGATTCTCGGAACCTTGTTTTTGAATCTGATTCATCCTGAAGACCGCTCTGCTTTTGAAAACCGGCTCAGCGGAAGAAAAAAAGGACAGTCCTTTCCTTTTGAAACGGTCACTGCACTGATGCGCCAGGACGGCCAAGTCATCGATGTCCGGATCTCCTCCATTCCTTTTTTCGATCAAAACGGCAGGTATGAGGGCGGTATCGGGATCGTGTCCGATATCACGGATCTGATCCGGCAGCAGAAAACACTGGCATCGCTGGTCAAAGAAAAAGATCTGTTGCTGCGGGAGGTTCACCACCGAGTGAAAAACAACCTGGCGGTCATTACCAGTTTGTTGAATCTCCAGGCAGACGGACTGCCGGAAGATCAACGCCAGTTCCTGATTGAAAGCCGGAACCGTGTCAAGGCCATGGCCCTTGTCCATGAAATCCTTTATCGGCATGACGATCTGTCCAGCGTGTCCCTGGACAGATATGTGCACGTTCTGGTGGAAAACCTCATGGACATCCATCGGGATGCCCGGTCCCGGATAGCGGTTCACATTCAAATCCAGGATGTCGCCCTGAAGCTCAGTGAGGGCATTTCCTGCGGCCTCATGCTCAATGAACTGATCTCCAACGCTTTGAAATACGCATTCCCGGAAAACCGGCAGGGAATCATAAAAATATCTGCACAGTCTGTCAAAGACACCCATATCCGCCTGATTATTCAGGATAACGGGGTGGGTATGGCAGATCACAAGAAAGCCGGAGAAAAGGAAGATGGATTGGGACTTGACATTGTCCGCCTGCTGGCTGAAAATCAACTGGAAGGCACGATGGATATTGTTAACGACAATGGCGTCAGGATTGAAATTGAATGGGAAACACAGAAAAATAATGACTGA
- a CDS encoding response regulator produces the protein MMTRIYFSEPVLIIDDEPSVLRLLVLCLERIGYRTDTALTGEEGLEKIRTTRYCLIMTDILMPGISGNQVADVLKNGLNAATPVIGMSGTSWLIEKDRFDAVINKPCSIKEIQQMVIRLIRTNQ, from the coding sequence ATGATGACCCGTATATATTTTTCTGAACCTGTATTGATCATCGATGATGAGCCCTCTGTTCTGAGGCTGCTGGTCCTGTGCCTCGAGCGGATCGGATATCGGACGGATACGGCGTTGACCGGGGAGGAAGGGCTGGAAAAAATCAGAACGACCCGGTACTGCCTGATCATGACCGATATCCTGATGCCGGGCATCTCCGGAAACCAGGTGGCGGATGTTCTGAAAAATGGGTTGAACGCCGCCACGCCGGTCATCGGGATGTCCGGAACGTCCTGGCTGATTGAAAAAGACCGGTTTGATGCAGTCATCAACAAGCCGTGTTCGATCAAAGAAATTCAGCAGATGGTGATTCGTCTCATCCGGACAAATCAATAA
- a CDS encoding methyl-accepting chemotaxis protein produces the protein MFKNMKVGTKIAGGFGVGLVLTIIIGGISIYNISKIGNIVNRLATQEIPETSAVIETERAMWHTHVLSYEFDDKLDEPSKKAWFDQRDMIEKGVEKIIPIATALDHDQTLTVANDIKAMHGEYSEIGEAYTALALRNIEIREQMEAEALAVGQQWAGFIEGQNKKMETAVASRSFDDVVTRAVKVKNSHEAVDVFNEARKNQFQFMITLDPDKAQQLKADIEKLTQLTEEQIKYSEDPADKERAKAALTHTAGYAELMEEWVGNRQRQSDLLARSDAKAMDIIDLTSAIAVRSNKASYEVGLTTVRLVSNIKWLLFAVLGGAVFIGVLLSFFITRGITRPLNHVIDGLSDGAEQVTAAAGQVSSSSQSLAEGASEQAASIEETSSSMEEMSAMTQKNAENAVQADSLMQESSQVVSQANESMGQLTLSMEDISRASDETSKIIKTIDEIAFQTNLLALNAAVEAARAGEAGAGFAVVADEVRNLAMRAAEAAKNTAQMIEGTVKKVADGTELVSVTNKAFEQVAKSTARVGELVAEIAAASKEQSSGIDQVNTAVSEMDKVVQQNAASAEESASAAEEMSAQAEQLMAYVADLVGLVTGSNAHADRSVSVRQQKSVHSMPGKASEKAKNRQLPLHHKNEIRPDQVISSGNDDFRDF, from the coding sequence ATGTTCAAGAATATGAAAGTGGGGACAAAAATTGCCGGCGGGTTTGGTGTCGGTCTCGTATTAACCATTATCATCGGCGGAATCAGTATATACAATATCAGTAAAATCGGCAACATCGTCAATCGCCTGGCCACCCAGGAGATTCCTGAAACTTCGGCTGTTATTGAAACGGAACGGGCCATGTGGCATACCCATGTGCTGTCTTATGAGTTTGATGACAAACTGGATGAGCCGAGCAAAAAAGCGTGGTTTGATCAGCGGGACATGATCGAAAAAGGGGTGGAAAAGATCATTCCCATTGCCACTGCCCTGGATCATGATCAAACCTTAACTGTGGCCAACGATATCAAGGCCATGCATGGCGAGTATAGCGAGATCGGTGAGGCCTATACAGCCCTGGCCTTAAGAAATATAGAAATCAGAGAGCAGATGGAAGCCGAAGCCCTGGCCGTTGGTCAGCAATGGGCAGGCTTTATCGAGGGGCAGAATAAAAAAATGGAAACGGCCGTGGCGAGCCGGAGTTTTGACGATGTGGTCACCCGGGCCGTCAAAGTGAAAAACTCCCACGAAGCCGTTGACGTGTTCAATGAAGCCAGAAAAAATCAGTTCCAGTTCATGATTACCCTGGATCCGGACAAAGCGCAACAGCTGAAAGCGGATATTGAAAAACTGACACAGTTAACCGAAGAGCAGATAAAATATTCGGAAGATCCGGCCGATAAAGAACGGGCAAAAGCCGCGTTGACCCATACGGCCGGCTACGCGGAACTGATGGAAGAATGGGTGGGAAACCGGCAGAGACAATCAGATCTTCTGGCCCGGTCCGATGCCAAGGCCATGGACATCATCGATCTGACCTCGGCCATTGCCGTCCGATCGAACAAGGCGTCTTATGAAGTGGGCCTGACGACCGTCCGGCTGGTATCCAATATCAAATGGCTGCTTTTTGCGGTTCTGGGCGGTGCGGTATTCATCGGTGTGCTGCTGTCTTTTTTCATTACCCGGGGGATCACCAGACCGTTGAACCATGTGATTGACGGGCTGAGTGACGGGGCTGAACAGGTCACTGCCGCCGCGGGCCAGGTGTCTTCATCCAGCCAGTCTCTGGCCGAGGGTGCTTCCGAGCAGGCAGCCTCCATTGAAGAGACCTCTTCTTCCATGGAAGAGATGTCCGCCATGACCCAGAAAAATGCTGAAAATGCGGTCCAGGCTGATAGCCTGATGCAGGAATCCAGCCAGGTGGTGTCACAGGCCAATGAGTCGATGGGCCAGCTCACCCTTTCCATGGAAGATATTTCCAGGGCCAGCGATGAAACCTCCAAAATCATCAAAACCATCGATGAGATCGCTTTTCAGACCAATCTGCTGGCCCTGAACGCCGCCGTTGAAGCTGCCAGGGCCGGAGAAGCCGGAGCCGGGTTCGCCGTGGTGGCGGATGAGGTCAGAAATCTTGCCATGCGGGCCGCAGAGGCGGCAAAGAATACCGCCCAGATGATCGAAGGAACGGTCAAAAAGGTCGCTGATGGGACAGAACTGGTGTCTGTCACCAACAAGGCATTTGAACAGGTTGCCAAAAGCACGGCCCGGGTGGGAGAACTGGTGGCGGAAATTGCTGCGGCATCAAAGGAACAATCCAGCGGCATCGATCAGGTCAACACGGCCGTGTCGGAAATGGATAAGGTGGTCCAGCAGAACGCCGCTTCTGCAGAAGAATCCGCTTCTGCAGCCGAAGAGATGAGTGCCCAGGCCGAACAGCTCATGGCGTATGTTGCCGATCTGGTCGGGCTTGTCACCGGCAGCAACGCCCATGCCGACCGGTCGGTTTCGGTCAGACAACAGAAATCCGTCCATTCAATGCCGGGAAAAGCTTCAGAGAAGGCAAAAAACAGGCAGCTTCCCCTGCATCATAAAAATGAAATCCGGCCTGATCAGGTCATTTCGTCTGGAAATGATGATTTCAGAGATTTTTAA
- a CDS encoding chemotaxis protein CheW yields MTEAIQSMDEAIRTLTMKTGKYLTFVLDEEHYGIGILKVKEIIGMMPITSVPGTPDFVRGVINLRGKVIPVTDLRLKFGMKSICYTDRTCIIVVEIETDNTTIQVGIVVDAVSEVLNIKETNIEDTPAFGIRLNTDYILGMAKMEGAIKILLDIDKALSTEEIESIKQAV; encoded by the coding sequence ATGACTGAGGCAATACAATCGATGGATGAGGCAATCAGGACATTAACCATGAAAACAGGAAAATATCTGACGTTCGTATTGGATGAAGAACATTACGGTATCGGGATCTTAAAGGTTAAGGAAATTATTGGAATGATGCCGATAACGTCTGTACCCGGAACCCCTGATTTTGTCAGGGGCGTGATCAACCTGAGAGGAAAAGTGATTCCGGTGACTGACCTTCGTCTTAAATTCGGGATGAAATCGATTTGTTACACAGACAGAACCTGTATCATTGTTGTTGAGATAGAAACAGATAATACAACCATTCAAGTCGGCATCGTGGTGGATGCGGTATCAGAGGTTCTGAATATCAAGGAAACGAATATAGAAGATACGCCGGCATTCGGTATCCGACTCAATACCGATTACATTCTGGGCATGGCCAAGATGGAAGGCGCTATAAAGATTCTTCTCGATATTGACAAGGCATTGAGCACAGAAGAGATAGAATCGATTAAACAAGCGGTTTAG
- a CDS encoding hybrid sensor histidine kinase/response regulator, with protein MKKANILVVDDEESIRFVLNTILSNEGYSVRTSQNLVKAREMISESEFDIAIVDRILRDGEDGIDLLAELQTVQPFCQAIMISAYPSYESAVRAMNYNAATYLTKPLEKDIILETVQRTSARARMVRQQLIQKNRMETVAALTSGMVHDFGNILQIIMTNLELFLSDKHLPAFNTDKLNRAFDAALRGEAMIRRNLGIGRCKEQENDKKTTVNVNHEIGRLEPILRDILTPKDIQLKISLTHGVKPVAMDLGHLEQILLNLCINARDAISGEKNRYVTGSDLKTKRKLIKIETTSLQADELCRDYPKFNPVSTDYVRIQVSDTGCGIPRDIQPRVFEPFFTTKGKKNGSGMGLFMTQTLIKRYEGDIFISSGEQGSGTTFTILLPEWKEKQIQFTDKLYSE; from the coding sequence ATGAAAAAAGCGAACATCCTTGTTGTTGATGATGAAGAAAGCATCCGGTTTGTCCTTAACACAATCCTATCCAATGAGGGATATTCGGTTCGGACATCACAAAATCTGGTTAAAGCGCGGGAAATGATTTCAGAAAGCGAATTCGACATCGCCATTGTGGATAGAATCCTGCGGGATGGAGAAGATGGCATCGACCTGCTGGCGGAGCTTCAAACGGTTCAGCCCTTTTGCCAGGCCATCATGATATCGGCGTATCCGTCGTATGAATCCGCAGTCCGGGCCATGAACTATAATGCGGCAACATATCTTACAAAACCACTGGAAAAGGACATCATCCTTGAAACGGTCCAGCGGACATCGGCCCGTGCCCGGATGGTGCGCCAGCAACTGATTCAGAAAAACCGCATGGAAACCGTGGCTGCGCTGACCAGCGGTATGGTCCATGACTTTGGTAATATTTTGCAGATCATCATGACGAACCTTGAATTATTTCTTTCAGATAAGCATCTGCCTGCCTTTAACACAGACAAACTGAACCGTGCATTTGATGCCGCTTTACGCGGCGAAGCAATGATTCGGCGGAATTTGGGAATCGGACGATGCAAAGAACAGGAGAATGACAAGAAGACCACGGTAAATGTCAACCATGAGATCGGTCGGCTGGAACCGATTTTGCGAGACATATTGACCCCCAAAGACATTCAACTGAAAATCAGCCTCACCCATGGCGTGAAACCGGTTGCTATGGATCTGGGGCACCTGGAACAGATTCTGTTGAATCTGTGTATCAACGCCCGGGATGCCATTTCAGGAGAAAAAAATCGATACGTTACAGGTTCAGATCTGAAAACCAAAAGAAAATTGATTAAAATTGAGACGACTTCATTACAGGCGGATGAACTATGCCGGGACTATCCGAAATTCAATCCCGTGTCAACAGACTATGTCCGGATACAAGTTTCAGATACGGGCTGCGGTATTCCCCGGGATATCCAGCCCCGGGTTTTTGAGCCGTTTTTTACCACCAAAGGGAAAAAGAACGGCAGCGGCATGGGGCTTTTTATGACCCAAACGCTGATCAAACGATATGAGGGTGATATTTTTATCTCCTCAGGAGAACAAGGATCAGGGACAACGTTTACGATCTTACTGCCTGAATGGAAAGAAAAACAGATACAGTTCACTGACAAACTGTATTCCGAATAA
- a CDS encoding PAS domain-containing protein yields MTYMTEGLVLTDTQGTVAFINHRLSKMLGYPPEQILGKIWLDM; encoded by the coding sequence ATGACATACATGACCGAAGGCCTTGTTCTGACCGATACGCAGGGGACAGTCGCATTTATCAATCATCGGTTGTCGAAAATGCTGGGGTATCCGCCCGAACAGATCTTGGGTAAAATCTGGCTGGATATGTAA
- a CDS encoding type II toxin-antitoxin system ParD family antitoxin, whose protein sequence is MQMNVSVTPELYELVQRMVQSGLYGNASEVVRDALRRMDERTIVDAAWSELNDKLGASAASGRSPYSVSEVISRANNRNDDIFSTALSMPA, encoded by the coding sequence ATGCAAATGAATGTATCTGTGACGCCTGAACTTTACGAACTTGTTCAACGCATGGTTCAATCCGGTCTCTACGGAAATGCCAGCGAAGTGGTCCGGGATGCCCTTCGGCGGATGGATGAACGTACGATCGTTGACGCAGCCTGGAGCGAGTTGAATGATAAACTGGGAGCATCTGCTGCAAGCGGCCGAAGCCCTTACTCGGTCAGTGAAGTCATCTCGCGGGCAAACAACAGGAATGACGATATATTTTCTACCGCCTTGTCGATGCCGGCATAG
- a CDS encoding DUF2442 domain-containing protein, giving the protein MYKDAVSAIYKGNYEIEVTFEDGTQGIIDFSKYLSKGGIFEKFKDIEFFKSFKINEELGVLTWADEIDIAPETIYAEATGSQLPQWTRQKESYSAAMTHQQPS; this is encoded by the coding sequence ATGTATAAAGATGCTGTCTCTGCAATCTATAAAGGGAACTATGAAATTGAAGTGACATTCGAGGATGGCACCCAGGGAATTATCGATTTTTCAAAATATTTATCAAAAGGTGGGATATTTGAAAAATTCAAAGACATTGAATTCTTCAAAAGCTTCAAAATTAATGAAGAGCTTGGCGTTCTGACGTGGGCAGACGAAATAGATATTGCGCCTGAAACTATTTATGCAGAAGCCACTGGATCTCAATTGCCTCAATGGACACGTCAAAAAGAATCATATTCGGCGGCCATGACACATCAGCAGCCATCTTAA